DNA from Calditrichota bacterium:
GCCAAACTTGCTGGCCAAATCAATGGTCTCTTGCGGCACTTCTTTGCCGCTGGTCACCACCACGGCGGCCACGTCGACCAGGTTGGCTGCCGGAACAATGCTCTTGTGCGTCTGCACCGTCAGCCACAGATCGCCCTGGCGTGCCGAGGCCATGACATCGCTCACCATGTCGGAGATGATCACCCCCTTGACCTCGCGGTGTTCAAAGGTGCTCATGGGTCGCAACTCAAGTCGCTCCATCAAGTCCTTGGTAGTCATGCGGGTTCTCCTTGTAGCTGGCCGTCCCGTCGCTTCGCCTAAGAAAAAAGTGGCTTGCGTTCCCCAGGCGGTTCCTGGGAGAGCATGCCCACGTCGTGGAGGAACTCACCGCCACAACGAGAAAGGTCGGGGATGAGAGTGAAAGGCACCACTTTGATGCGCGAGCGCGTTACGTCCCGCCGCTGGTTGAAGTAGTCAGTGAGTATGGCCA
Protein-coding regions in this window:
- a CDS encoding serine kinase, giving the protein MTTKDLMERLELRPMSTFEHREVKGVIISDMVSDVMASARQGDLWLTVQTHKSIVPAANLVDVAAVVVTSGKEVPQETIDLASKFGIPILWTSMSTFALAGKLHDLGLRST